Proteins encoded in a region of the Methanobrevibacter millerae genome:
- a CDS encoding peptidylprolyl isomerase — MAIKDGDFVRVNFTGKIKENDEVFDTTYDEIAQEAEIFDENKTYKPIPIVVGGNHLLPAIEKEIVGLEAGERKTVEVDSDNGFGPRDPKAIQLIPMKEFKKQGMTPYPGMRIQAEGGEGRILTVNGGRVKVDFNHPLAGKDLIYDVEVTEIIEDNEEKIKSMIELHYSNPNVDLEKTEISIEDGVVDIQLDEMAKFDQQSYMDITFARFRIAKDIWENIEEVTKVNFVDAFEKREESDDEEDEE, encoded by the coding sequence ATGGCAATTAAAGACGGCGACTTTGTTCGTGTAAATTTTACTGGTAAAATAAAAGAAAATGATGAAGTATTTGATACTACTTATGATGAAATAGCTCAAGAAGCTGAAATTTTTGATGAAAACAAAACTTACAAACCAATCCCAATTGTAGTTGGAGGAAACCACTTATTACCTGCTATTGAAAAAGAAATTGTTGGTCTTGAAGCAGGAGAACGTAAAACTGTTGAAGTAGACAGCGACAATGGATTCGGTCCACGTGACCCTAAAGCAATACAATTAATCCCTATGAAAGAATTCAAAAAACAAGGCATGACTCCATATCCAGGTATGAGAATTCAGGCTGAAGGTGGGGAAGGTAGAATCTTAACCGTTAACGGCGGAAGAGTAAAAGTTGATTTCAACCACCCATTAGCAGGAAAAGACTTAATTTATGATGTTGAAGTAACTGAAATCATCGAAGACAACGAAGAAAAAATCAAAAGTATGATTGAGTTACACTATTCCAATCCTAATGTGGACTTAGAAAAAACTGAAATCTCCATTGAAGATGGTGTTGTAGACATTCAATTAGATGAAATGGCTAAATTCGATCAACAATCCTACATGGACATTACATTCGCAAGATTCAGAATAGCTAAAGACATCTGGGAAAACATTGAAGAAGTTACTAAAGTAAACTTCGTAGATGCTTTCGAAAAAAGAGAAGAATCTGATGATGAAGAAGATGAAGAATAA
- a CDS encoding DUF763 domain-containing protein, whose product MQRRGAVNLPLHGGHPPRWLFSRMVELSGALTSVIIEEYSLNEFIRRISNPYWFQAFSCVLGFDWHSSGTTTTTMGALKESLSPEEHGIYLSGGKGAKSRKTPDGIAHAGEIFNLKTKTTEKLIETSKLSAKIDNSCIQDGYTLYQHNFFVTEKGDWAVIQQGMNTDNKYARRYHWMGEEVDDLLMDPHSGISCDMKTPQTLNMTDKQSKSAQKISVDLINDNPDHLRQYFKRKDNQMLLEDFTMPEHHPVLDMDISDKEFEVLKNAWEIQPENYEELILLQGIGPKKIRALALISDLVYGEPASWKDPVKYSFTHGGKDGFPYPVDKEVYDNSIQTIKDALDQARIKKDEKLKAIKRLDDFIS is encoded by the coding sequence ATGCAAAGACGAGGAGCAGTCAATTTACCACTACATGGAGGGCATCCGCCAAGATGGCTATTTTCAAGAATGGTTGAGTTATCCGGAGCATTGACATCAGTCATTATTGAAGAATATAGCTTAAATGAATTTATTAGAAGAATATCCAATCCATACTGGTTTCAAGCATTCTCCTGTGTTTTAGGCTTTGACTGGCATTCCTCCGGAACAACCACCACCACAATGGGTGCTCTAAAAGAATCATTATCTCCCGAAGAGCATGGAATATATCTAAGTGGAGGAAAAGGTGCAAAATCTAGAAAAACCCCCGATGGAATTGCACATGCAGGAGAAATATTCAACTTGAAAACAAAAACAACTGAAAAATTAATTGAAACCAGCAAACTATCTGCAAAAATAGATAATTCATGCATTCAGGACGGCTATACATTATATCAGCACAATTTCTTTGTAACTGAAAAAGGAGACTGGGCAGTGATACAACAGGGAATGAATACAGATAACAAGTATGCCCGCCGCTATCACTGGATGGGGGAGGAAGTTGATGATTTGCTGATGGATCCCCATAGCGGAATATCATGTGACATGAAAACACCGCAAACACTAAACATGACTGACAAGCAAAGCAAATCCGCACAAAAAATTAGTGTTGATTTGATTAATGATAATCCTGACCATTTAAGGCAGTACTTCAAAAGAAAAGATAATCAAATGCTTTTGGAGGATTTTACAATGCCTGAACACCATCCTGTCCTAGACATGGACATATCAGATAAGGAATTTGAAGTTCTAAAGAATGCCTGGGAAATACAGCCTGAAAATTATGAAGAATTGATTTTGCTTCAGGGAATTGGTCCTAAAAAAATAAGAGCCCTTGCACTGATATCGGATTTGGTTTATGGAGAGCCTGCAAGCTGGAAAGATCCTGTAAAATACAGTTTCACCCACGGAGGAAAAGATGGTTTTCCATATCCAGTAGATAAAGAGGTTTATGACAATTCAATTCAAACGATAAAAGATGCCCTTGACCAGGCAAGAATAAAAAAAGATGAAAAATTGAAAGCCATTAAAAGACTGGATGATTTTATCTCTTAA
- a CDS encoding tRNA (cytidine(56)-2'-O)-methyltransferase gives MNVNVLRLDHRLKRDTRITTHVCLTARAFGASKIYLAGEEDNKLMDNVRDTSKRFGGNFEIEHTDSYMGVINNWKKEGGKVVHLTMYGSQAHEVAPEIREDGSDILIIVGGSKVPGKVYKAADWNVSVTTQPHSEVSSLAVFQHLLMDGKEFDLEFENPVLEVIPTAHGKNVNIHDENR, from the coding sequence ATGAATGTTAATGTTTTAAGATTGGATCATAGATTAAAAAGGGATACTCGTATCACAACTCATGTATGTTTAACTGCCCGTGCATTTGGTGCAAGCAAAATTTATCTTGCAGGCGAAGAGGACAATAAACTTATGGATAATGTAAGAGATACTTCCAAGAGATTTGGGGGTAATTTTGAAATAGAACATACTGATTCTTATATGGGTGTAATCAATAACTGGAAAAAGGAAGGTGGAAAAGTAGTTCACTTGACAATGTACGGCTCACAGGCTCATGAAGTAGCACCTGAAATCAGGGAAGATGGCAGTGATATTTTAATTATTGTTGGGGGTTCTAAAGTCCCTGGAAAAGTCTATAAGGCTGCTGACTGGAATGTGTCAGTTACAACACAGCCCCACTCTGAAGTGTCTTCTCTAGCAGTATTCCAGCATTTATTGATGGATGGTAAAGAGTTTGATTTGGAATTTGAAAATCCTGTATTGGAAGTAATTCCAACGGCTCATGGTAAAAATGTAAATATTCATGATGAAAACCGTTAA
- the cobS gene encoding adenosylcobinamide-GDP ribazoletransferase, giving the protein MEDDDYFTEEGFSPIKSLLGLLTFSTILPINVFTSIEYMTRLTWCWPFLHLIIGILAAVCGFVCGEILHLNTFLTSALVYAFLMLITGYNHLDGVMDMADGVMVHGTPEKKISVVKDSSVGAGGIATLFIVASITIAGICNVLDYKFFMGIIICEMVAKNSLLTTALTSKPLTPGIGSYFISSTNSFNYALSTIIVAIIAFLLGGIVGLIGLLGAIISGFLISQIARRNFGVANGDVLGMSNEVGRLMALLFMSIALYFL; this is encoded by the coding sequence ATGGAAGATGATGATTATTTTACAGAAGAAGGATTTTCACCCATCAAATCTCTTTTGGGGCTATTGACTTTTTCGACAATACTCCCGATTAATGTTTTCACATCAATTGAATATATGACACGTTTAACATGGTGCTGGCCATTTTTACATTTGATTATTGGTATTTTGGCTGCAGTTTGTGGATTTGTCTGTGGTGAAATTCTGCATTTAAATACATTTTTAACTTCAGCCTTAGTTTATGCATTTTTAATGTTAATAACGGGTTATAATCATCTTGATGGTGTAATGGATATGGCTGATGGTGTCATGGTTCATGGAACTCCAGAAAAAAAGATTAGTGTTGTTAAGGACTCATCAGTGGGTGCTGGTGGAATAGCGACATTATTTATAGTAGCTTCAATTACAATTGCAGGAATTTGCAATGTTTTGGATTATAAGTTCTTCATGGGAATAATCATTTGTGAAATGGTGGCTAAAAACTCACTTTTAACAACTGCCTTAACATCAAAGCCTTTAACTCCGGGAATTGGAAGCTATTTCATATCTTCAACAAACTCATTTAACTATGCATTGTCAACTATAATTGTGGCAATTATCGCATTCTTGTTGGGTGGAATTGTTGGTTTAATTGGACTTTTGGGAGCTATAATTTCTGGATTTTTAATATCTCAAATTGCCCGAAGAAACTTTGGTGTTGCAAATGGTGATGTATTGGGAATGAGTAATGAAGTCGGGAGATTAATGGCTTTACTGTTCATGTCAATAGCTTTATATTTTTTATAA
- a CDS encoding carboxypeptidase regulatory-like domain-containing protein yields MLLVSCLAISAASAADINNTNDAVLSDTSDLELKAISEADLLSNNTNNIELTVSTNATPYNENATIEVSIADTDTSKDYNGSVVLLAIDGKNVNNITLNSEGKGSYIIPASTYEVGTYHVEGVYQTENDQIIIEDTILNITKVTPIVSVENVTVKTGEAVTIPFNVTDNKGKRIAGGVIVTIFWENDSLSKYVEIDEGKGAADFNLGELIGIFSNSNGTFNISSLFNGTGINISSLFNGSSINLGNLTNGTSLNISSLFNGTSLNISSLFNGTSIDLGSLLNGTTIDISSIINRNSTSDSTDVLGASIDIDTSSLINGTSIDLGSLFNGTSIDISSLFNGTSIDTSSLFNGTSIDLSSLLNGTSIDLGNLTNGTIDISSLLNGTSIGNTSINTSGIADALSKILKDNTQVTFNYIFVPGTYNVTVTYLGNRNYNKAINDTAKLIIVPRANITADNVIMRYKDGSKYIVNLTDYEGNPLANETITILINGQSYNRTTDNNGTASLAINLESGNYTVSASYTAKGDYFTNTVENNITVLTSIDGNDIVKMFKNDTQYYATFFDEQGKALPKDTTVTFNINGVMYERKVNENGTAKLNINLGAGEYIITATNPVTGEKHSNNITVLSYIQSSDLVKYYKNESQYVVTILGKDGKAVGAGETVTFNINGVFYTRQTNASGQAKLNINLMPGNYVITAEYKDCKVSNNIEVLSILTATDLVKSTSETKAFGAKLVDGQGNPLANKTVNFNINGVTYNRVTDSQGIAKLNINLQKGEYIITSSYNGQNIANTITVTE; encoded by the coding sequence ATGCTTTTAGTTTCATGTCTTGCAATTAGTGCTGCAAGTGCTGCAGACATCAACAATACAAATGATGCAGTATTATCAGACACATCAGATCTTGAATTGAAAGCTATTAGCGAAGCAGATTTATTATCCAATAACACCAACAATATTGAATTAACCGTAAGCACAAATGCTACACCATACAATGAAAATGCAACCATTGAAGTTTCCATCGCAGATACCGATACTTCAAAAGATTATAATGGAAGTGTCGTACTCCTAGCAATAGATGGAAAAAATGTAAATAACATTACACTCAACAGTGAAGGAAAAGGATCATACATCATTCCTGCAAGTACCTATGAAGTAGGTACATACCATGTTGAAGGTGTTTACCAAACCGAAAATGATCAAATTATTATAGAAGACACTATTTTAAATATTACAAAAGTTACTCCGATTGTTAGCGTTGAAAATGTCACCGTAAAAACCGGAGAAGCAGTAACTATTCCATTCAATGTAACTGACAATAAAGGAAAACGTATTGCTGGAGGAGTTATTGTAACTATCTTCTGGGAAAATGATAGTCTAAGCAAATATGTTGAAATTGATGAAGGAAAAGGTGCTGCTGATTTCAATTTAGGAGAGTTAATTGGAATATTCAGCAATAGTAATGGTACATTTAATATTTCAAGCCTATTTAACGGAACCGGCATCAACATATCAAGCTTATTTAACGGATCAAGCATAAACTTAGGTAACTTAACTAACGGAACCAGTTTAAACATTTCCAGTTTATTCAACGGAACCAGTTTAAACATTTCAAGCTTATTCAACGGAACAAGCATAGACTTAGGTAGCCTATTAAACGGAACCACAATCGACATATCCAGCATAATAAACAGAAATTCAACATCCGACAGCACTGATGTATTAGGTGCAAGTATTGATATTGATACATCAAGTCTAATAAATGGAACCAGCATAGACTTAGGCAGTCTATTTAACGGAACCAGCATAGACATATCAAGTTTATTTAATGGAACCAGTATTGATACATCCAGCCTGTTTAACGGAACAAGTATAGACTTAAGTAGTCTATTAAACGGAACCAGCATAGACTTAGGTAACTTAACTAACGGAACTATCGACATATCCAGCCTATTAAATGGAACAAGCATAGGCAATACTTCAATTAACACAAGTGGAATTGCAGATGCCCTTTCAAAGATACTTAAAGATAATACACAAGTAACATTCAATTATATTTTTGTTCCAGGAACTTACAACGTAACTGTTACTTATTTAGGCAACAGAAATTATAATAAAGCTATAAATGATACCGCTAAACTCATCATAGTACCTAGAGCGAATATTACTGCAGATAATGTTATAATGCGCTATAAAGATGGTTCTAAATACATTGTTAATTTAACTGATTATGAAGGTAATCCATTGGCTAATGAAACTATAACTATACTCATTAACGGCCAAAGCTACAACAGAACAACCGACAACAATGGTACAGCATCCCTAGCAATTAATTTAGAATCAGGAAATTATACTGTTTCTGCATCATATACTGCTAAAGGAGATTACTTCACAAATACTGTAGAAAATAATATTACTGTTTTAACATCCATTGATGGTAATGACATAGTCAAAATGTTTAAAAACGACACACAATACTACGCTACTTTCTTTGACGAACAAGGAAAAGCATTGCCTAAAGATACAACAGTTACTTTCAACATTAATGGTGTAATGTATGAAAGAAAAGTTAATGAAAATGGTACCGCTAAATTGAACATTAACCTAGGAGCTGGTGAATATATCATCACTGCAACCAATCCTGTTACCGGTGAAAAACATTCAAATAATATTACAGTATTGTCTTATATCCAATCAAGCGATTTAGTGAAATACTATAAAAACGAATCACAGTATGTTGTTACAATATTAGGTAAAGATGGAAAAGCAGTTGGTGCTGGCGAAACTGTAACATTCAACATTAACGGTGTATTTTACACCCGCCAAACCAATGCATCTGGCCAGGCTAAATTAAACATTAATCTAATGCCAGGTAACTATGTAATCACTGCAGAATATAAAGATTGTAAAGTTTCCAACAATATAGAAGTCCTATCTATTTTAACTGCTACTGATCTTGTAAAATCAACTAGTGAAACAAAAGCATTCGGAGCTAAATTAGTTGACGGACAAGGCAATCCATTAGCAAATAAAACTGTTAACTTCAATATCAATGGAGTAACATACAACAGAGTTACTGACAGCCAAGGTATTGCAAAATTAAACATTAACCTACAAAAAGGAGAATACATTATAACCTCAAGTTATAATGGCCAAAACATTGCAAATACCATTACTGTAACAGAATAA
- the larC gene encoding nickel pincer cofactor biosynthesis protein LarC, whose amino-acid sequence MTIIIDPQSSGISGNMIIGALVDLGADKNELEEVMKKSAKIIGEINVIFDKINKKGIDATYCHVEMLDKKSHVHYNELVDKINALNLDESIKKTSLNVFKRIAIAESKVHGKNLDEIHFHEVGASDAVADVVGSVWAYYSLNLDKEKIIGLPISVGGGQVKTAHGILPVPAPAVLEILNGLNFKGGPVSSELATPTGCAIYAELCDEINEFIPLVKAKKTGYGAGSKDFDHPNVLRIIQTEDENEDDKIDVIETNIDHLTGEEIGYLFDVIMDAGASDVSITPIIMKKNRQGSLLKVISKKSKRDEIVNLIFKETGSLGIRIAPNIHRGLAKREFIKKTYEIEGKEYEVTFKIGYVNGEIISKRPEYEDLKRIAIDSGLSLRKVKEIIHE is encoded by the coding sequence ATGACAATAATTATTGACCCCCAAAGTAGTGGAATATCCGGAAACATGATAATTGGTGCATTGGTTGATTTGGGTGCTGATAAAAATGAACTGGAAGAAGTAATGAAAAAATCAGCAAAAATAATTGGAGAAATTAATGTAATATTTGACAAAATTAATAAAAAAGGTATTGATGCTACATATTGCCATGTTGAAATGCTTGATAAAAAAAGTCATGTTCATTATAATGAATTAGTCGATAAAATAAATGCCCTAAATTTAGATGAAAGTATTAAAAAAACATCTCTTAATGTGTTTAAAAGAATAGCTATTGCAGAGTCAAAAGTTCATGGAAAAAATTTGGATGAAATACACTTTCATGAAGTTGGTGCAAGCGATGCGGTGGCAGATGTAGTCGGTTCAGTTTGGGCATATTATTCCCTGAATTTAGATAAAGAAAAGATAATTGGCCTTCCTATATCTGTAGGTGGAGGCCAGGTAAAAACTGCCCATGGAATTCTGCCTGTTCCGGCACCGGCAGTTCTGGAAATATTGAACGGACTGAACTTTAAGGGAGGGCCTGTTTCAAGTGAACTTGCAACACCAACAGGATGTGCGATTTATGCTGAGTTGTGTGATGAAATAAATGAATTTATTCCTCTGGTTAAAGCTAAAAAAACAGGTTATGGAGCAGGAAGCAAAGACTTTGACCACCCAAATGTATTAAGAATCATCCAAACAGAAGATGAGAATGAAGATGATAAAATTGATGTTATAGAAACAAACATTGATCATTTGACCGGTGAGGAAATAGGTTACCTGTTTGATGTTATAATGGATGCAGGAGCATCTGATGTGTCAATAACACCAATCATCATGAAAAAGAATCGTCAAGGAAGTTTGCTGAAGGTAATTTCCAAAAAAAGCAAACGTGACGAAATAGTCAACTTGATATTTAAAGAAACAGGAAGCTTGGGAATAAGAATCGCTCCAAACATTCACCGAGGACTTGCAAAACGAGAATTCATAAAAAAGACTTATGAAATAGAAGGTAAAGAATATGAAGTTACCTTCAAAATAGGCTATGTTAATGGTGAAATAATTTCCAAAAGGCCAGAATATGAGGATTTAAAAAGAATAGCTATTGATAGCGGTTTGAGTTTAAGAAAAGTTAAGGAGATAATTCATGAATAA
- the queC gene encoding 7-cyano-7-deazaguanine synthase QueC — MNKAIAVFSGGLDCTVAASVYAKDYEIHAITFNYGQKAFEQELKASQIICEKMGFKHHIINLDWLSKISTSSLNTSEEIPNVDFKDLDDAEKSAESASSVWVPARNTVFTSIAASYAESIGAEIIIVGWDKEEANTFPDNSKEFLKSFNELFKVGSPIDIEIKAPAIDLDKDEIVKLGSDVNAPMELSYSCYKGTDIHCGVCESCMRRKRGFKKAGIKDLTIYEK; from the coding sequence ATGAATAAAGCAATAGCAGTATTTTCAGGAGGGCTTGACTGTACCGTGGCAGCAAGCGTTTATGCAAAAGACTATGAAATTCATGCAATCACATTCAACTATGGACAAAAGGCATTTGAACAGGAATTAAAAGCATCTCAAATAATCTGTGAAAAAATGGGATTTAAACACCATATAATAAATCTTGATTGGTTATCTAAAATCAGCACATCAAGTTTAAACACATCAGAAGAAATTCCTAATGTTGATTTTAAAGATTTGGATGATGCTGAAAAGTCAGCCGAAAGTGCCAGCAGCGTATGGGTTCCTGCAAGAAATACTGTATTTACATCAATTGCCGCATCATATGCTGAAAGCATAGGTGCTGAGATAATAATCGTCGGATGGGATAAGGAAGAGGCAAATACATTTCCAGACAATTCAAAAGAATTTTTAAAAAGTTTTAATGAACTGTTTAAAGTTGGATCACCAATAGACATTGAAATTAAAGCACCTGCCATTGATTTGGATAAGGATGAAATTGTTAAGTTAGGTTCTGATGTTAATGCCCCGATGGAACTAAGTTATTCATGTTATAAAGGAACCGACATTCACTGCGGTGTTTGTGAAAGCTGCATGAGAAGAAAAAGAGGATTTAAAAAAGCAGGCATAAAAGATTTGACAATATACGAAAAATAA
- a CDS encoding SDR family NAD(P)-dependent oxidoreductase → MKNYFDIKDKVALVTGASSGLGWQIAQAYASQGAKLALFARREERLIENKKELEDEYGVEVMYAVTDVGDPENIAESVKKVVDHFGRIDILVTAAGMGNNKPVMDQSTEEWDRHIKIDLSGVYYTCAEVGKVMIEQNYGKIINIGSIHSRVIFPGGGISAYSSAKGGVMNLTKNLAVEWAKYNITVNAIGPAVFATELTTESIEMEGFMDLIAAYCPMGRLGEPGELDGLAIYLASDASSFCTGQLICVDGGWTAI, encoded by the coding sequence ATGAAAAACTACTTTGACATTAAAGATAAAGTCGCTCTTGTAACTGGTGCATCTTCCGGTCTTGGTTGGCAAATTGCTCAAGCATATGCTAGTCAAGGAGCTAAATTAGCATTATTTGCAAGAAGAGAAGAAAGACTCATAGAAAACAAAAAAGAATTGGAAGACGAATATGGTGTAGAAGTAATGTATGCAGTAACAGATGTCGGAGACCCAGAAAACATCGCTGAATCTGTTAAAAAAGTAGTGGATCATTTTGGAAGAATCGATATCCTAGTAACTGCTGCTGGTATGGGTAACAACAAACCTGTAATGGATCAAAGCACAGAAGAATGGGATAGACACATCAAAATCGATTTGAGTGGTGTTTACTACACTTGTGCTGAAGTAGGAAAAGTAATGATTGAACAAAACTATGGTAAAATAATCAACATTGGTTCAATTCACTCACGTGTAATCTTCCCGGGTGGAGGAATTTCCGCATACTCCTCAGCAAAAGGTGGAGTAATGAACTTAACTAAAAACTTAGCTGTTGAATGGGCAAAATATAATATTACTGTTAATGCAATTGGTCCTGCAGTATTTGCAACTGAACTTACCACTGAAAGTATTGAAATGGAAGGATTCATGGACTTGATTGCGGCATATTGTCCTATGGGAAGACTCGGTGAACCTGGTGAACTCGACGGTCTTGCAATTTATTTAGCATCTGATGCTTCAAGCTTCTGTACAGGTCAATTAATCTGTGTAGATGGTGGTTGGACAGCTATTTAA